From one Luteolibacter sp. SL250 genomic stretch:
- a CDS encoding PA2169 family four-helix-bundle protein — MRPTPGKWSKIPIPERWNSICERWQTMETKNVIENLNDLLTKAYDAEEGFKKAAERAEGLPALQSFFRNQSDMRLQFGHELKQAISQYGGTPDKGSSTTAKLHQVWISVKDALTPNDDGEAILEECIRGEEAALADYEEKLQHADLPSDIQSLLSNQRTAIASSLATVRAKEKTAD; from the coding sequence ATGAGACCAACCCCCGGCAAATGGAGCAAAATTCCCATTCCGGAAAGGTGGAATAGCATCTGCGAAAGATGGCAGACTATGGAAACCAAAAACGTCATCGAGAACTTAAACGATCTTCTTACCAAAGCCTACGACGCTGAGGAAGGTTTCAAGAAGGCAGCGGAGCGTGCCGAGGGCCTTCCTGCACTCCAATCCTTTTTCCGCAACCAGAGCGACATGCGGTTGCAGTTTGGACATGAACTCAAGCAGGCGATCAGCCAATACGGGGGCACCCCCGACAAGGGCAGCAGCACTACCGCCAAACTTCATCAGGTATGGATTTCGGTTAAGGACGCTCTTACGCCAAATGACGATGGCGAGGCGATATTGGAGGAGTGCATCCGCGGAGAGGAAGCCGCCCTCGCTGATTACGAAGAGAAGCTTCAGCATGCCGATCTCCCATCAGACATCCAATCGCTTCTTTCCAACCAACGCACAGCGATTGCTTCTTCTCTCGCTACCGTGAGAGCGAAAGAAAAGACTGCGGACTGA